TTTCGTTCCCTCCGTGCTTATACTCGTTGTGCTGCTGCACTTCGCTTTCCTGGTGATTGACGAGCCATTCAGCGCCAGCTTTTACAGGGCCATGGCCGTGTTGGTGGCCGCCAGTCCCTGTGCCCTGGCCATTTCCACGCCAAGCGCCGTACTGAGCGGAGTGGCACGGGCTGCCCGTGGCGGTGTGCTCATCAAGGGCGGAAGGCCCCTAGAAGATTTGGGCGTACTGACCGCCCTGGCCTTTGACAAGACGGGAACATTGACAGAAGGCAAACCTAAACTCACCAATGTTATTCCCTGGAACAATGAGCCAGAAGATGGCCTGCTGAAAAAAGCCGTAGCTGTAGAGGCATTGAGTGACCACCCTTTGGCCAAAGCCATCGTCAGGGACGGGAAAGAAAGGCTGAAGGATATTCCTGTTCCTGATGCGGAACACCTAGAGGCTGTACTGGGGAAGGGCATCAAGGCCTCTCTGGCTGGTAACAAGGTGTATATAGGTAATCTGGAGCTTTTTGAGGAGTTGGATGCCACCAAGCCCTCACAGAAACTGGTTGGCAAAGTGCAGTTGCTGGAGGCAGAAGGCAACACCACCATGCTAGTACGTGAAAACGACCGTTACATCGGCATTATCTCCTTAATGGATACGCCGCGGGCAGCGGCTAGAGCGACCCTGGAAGAGCTGAAAAAGATTGGTATCAGGCGGATGATTATGCTGACCGGCGACAACCAGAAAGTGGCGGATGCGGTGGCCAAACAGATCGGCCTCACTGATGCATGGGGAAGCCTGTTGCCCGAAGAGAAAGTGGAGGCCATTAAGGAGCTTCGGCAACAGGAAAGTAAGGTGGCCATGGTAGGGGATGGGGTAAATGATGCCCCGGCTATGGCCAATAGCACCGTCGGCATAGCCATGGGAGCTGCGGGCTCGGATGTGGCCCTGGAAACGGCCGATATCGCCCTGATGTCGGACAAACTGGAGAACCTGCCCTTTGCCATCGGCTTGAGCCGCAAGTCCAAAAGTATCATTAAACAGAACCTATGGGTAAGCTTGGGTATCGTTGCAGTACTAATCCCTTCCACCATATTGGGGCTCGCCAACATCGGCGTAGCAGTATTAATACATGAGGGCTCTACTTTGCTGGTGGTGTTTAATGCGCTCAGGCTGCTGGCGTACAAGAAAAAATAGACAATGTTAATAACAAATAAAGTACCTCTTGGCTTGCTGCTCAGTAAGACGAAGTACGAGCTATTGGCTATCGTAGCTTACTCGGTTGCAATTGGAATTCTCGATCACCATTCATATCTGGAGGAAATATCCCTCCCGTTGACAATTCCGACATTACTGGGAACGGCTTTGTCCTTGTTACTGGCATTCAGGATCAATCAATCGTACGACCGGTGGTGGGAGGCAAGAACTGTGTGGGGAGCCATTGTCAACGATTCCCGCACACTCATAAGGCAGCTGCAAACCTTTGTGTCTCCCCAAGATAATATGGTCAACTCCTTTGCAAAGCGACAGGCAGCCTGGTGCTATGCTTTAGGAGAAGCCCTGAGAAAGCTTCCATTCTCTGATAAGGTAAAGCAGTATGCTGAAGGTTATGAAAATCATGCTAATATCCCAAATGCGCTACTATCAAAGCATTCTGAGGAAGTCAGAATGCTTTATCTGGATGGGCAGCTAAATCCATTTCAGCAGATTCAGATTGATAGCACCATTGCAAGGCTATGCGACTCCATGGGGAAATGTGAGCGTATCAAAAACACTGTTTTCCCCGGGAATTATAGTATGCTGCTACATTTTCTGATCTACATCTTTGCTACACTGCTGCCTCTTGGCCTTAGCGACTATTCTATTGCGATGGAAGTAGTGGTTACTACCCTCTTTGCGGGAGTATTCCTGCTTATAGAAAGAACGGCCATATTCATGCAAGACCCTTTCGAGAACATGCCCACGGATACACCTGTTACAGCGTTGGCAAACACGATTGAGATAAACCTGATGCAAATGGTCGCGTGCGAACCACCAAAGTTGGCACCTACTACAGCTTATTATCAACTCTGAAAATTTACCAACAGAACCGGTAGTAGTGATGGCATTAACTTGCAACTGGAAGAACCTATTTAAAGTATGTATCAGAGTAAAAATAAGGGGACTGTATCCTAAATGCCGCAATGAAGATGAAATCGACGTAGGCAATTTACAAACTGTATAGGTTGCTATCAGGGGCATCACCAAAGCTGAAATGAGTCTTCGAAAACTTTAAACAGGTTTAACAATACTTAGGCTTGCCTTAGTTGTAGAAATTTTACTTGTCGCTATTAATGAGAAGAGAATCGGTACCCCAGCCTCAGTCTTATTCTGTCTCGAACTATTTGCGAAAATGCTTAACGGTTATTTCAGCGGGTTGCGATTGAAGCGCCTTCACTCCCCCTTTCCTGCGGCTCTATCTTGGCTAAAATGATTTTGGACAAGTAACCACTTCCCCCGTCTTGCACGACATGCCATCCCATCTCTTCTAGGTTCTGCTTTATATAGCGGTTTAGGAAACCGTGTGCTACCAGAACCACTTTAGACGTTTCTTCAGTTGCACTGGCCAACTGCTGTGCTGCCTTCCGTGCCCGTTTTCGGGCATCAGCAAAGCTCTCGGCTCCTTGCCGGTCTATGCCCAGCATCCATTTAATACGGGCTGTGGTGGTCCAAAAATTAATGGGCATGCTCATGTTGGGGCTGTGCTTGCCCATAGCCGTTTCAAATTCCCGAAAATCGGGTGAAACAGTCATTTCCCTGTCTGCCCCGAAAATATAGTTTGCTGTTGCCTTGGCGCGATTAATAGAGCTGGCGAAGACAGCGATGTCATCCGGGTTCTCAACTTTTAAAAAGGGAGTATCCGGCACTACTATCCCCACGCTATCATAGTCCTGAACGAACTGCCTGGCCTGGTTATAAGAAAATTTACCTGTTTTCAGCAAGTCAGGCTCTCCATGGCGAACCAGCGCTATTTGCCGAAGGCTGCTGTTTGCAGGCAGCTCCACTTCCTCTTCCTCCAAGAAACGCAACTCCTGAGCTACCGGCACGCCATTTGCGACAACATAGGTAGCCGTAGCCCCGATCTCCTTATATTTATCTTCCAAATTTTCAATGGCTGGCTGGTGCCCGTGATTTCCTTTCGCGTGTACAGATATTGCTGAAAGTAACACTACAACTAAAGTAAAAATCAAGTTTGATATTCTTTTCATACTTTTTGGTAATTAAAATGCGGCAAATAATAAAACCATGCTTCGAGTCGAAAGAAGTTCCTGGATTTGAAGCTTGCTAACAGTCTACTGGGTTTTGTTTTAAGTTTTTTAGGGTAAATATGTTATCCGACTCAAACGTTCCACCTTACAAAGAAGAAGGAAGTTAAAGTCGTACTAACGTCGCTTTTAGCTTTATCCGTTCCATACACTAATTAGTGCAACTTTCCTGCCAGAAGTAGCCTAAGTAAACCAATGGGTGGCAGTACATTAAGGCTGATCAATGTCTACTACTTTAGCCTATAACTTATACCTCTGTGCCCTATGTTATGCCTGAAGATGATCTTCGCCTTTTTTGTCCATGCTGAGGCAAAGGGCTGCCTGCTCTATATCTAAATAGGAAGAAGAATAGGTTTTAGAGGGGCCGTCAATGTAAAGCAGTGTTT
The genomic region above belongs to Pontibacter actiniarum and contains:
- a CDS encoding bestrophin family protein gives rise to the protein MLITNKVPLGLLLSKTKYELLAIVAYSVAIGILDHHSYLEEISLPLTIPTLLGTALSLLLAFRINQSYDRWWEARTVWGAIVNDSRTLIRQLQTFVSPQDNMVNSFAKRQAAWCYALGEALRKLPFSDKVKQYAEGYENHANIPNALLSKHSEEVRMLYLDGQLNPFQQIQIDSTIARLCDSMGKCERIKNTVFPGNYSMLLHFLIYIFATLLPLGLSDYSIAMEVVVTTLFAGVFLLIERTAIFMQDPFENMPTDTPVTALANTIEINLMQMVACEPPKLAPTTAYYQL
- a CDS encoding histidine phosphatase family protein, coding for MKRISNLIFTLVVVLLSAISVHAKGNHGHQPAIENLEDKYKEIGATATYVVANGVPVAQELRFLEEEEVELPANSSLRQIALVRHGEPDLLKTGKFSYNQARQFVQDYDSVGIVVPDTPFLKVENPDDIAVFASSINRAKATANYIFGADREMTVSPDFREFETAMGKHSPNMSMPINFWTTTARIKWMLGIDRQGAESFADARKRARKAAQQLASATEETSKVVLVAHGFLNRYIKQNLEEMGWHVVQDGGSGYLSKIILAKIEPQERGSEGASIATR